The Novosphingobium kaempferiae genome includes a window with the following:
- the parE gene encoding DNA topoisomerase IV subunit B, giving the protein MSDDLFDKLPAATGESYDSSAIEVLEGLEPVRRRPGMYIGGTDERALHHLAAEILDNAMDEAVAGHANRIEVVLEEEAGTPGRITITDNGRGMPVDEHPKFPGKSALEVILSMLHSGGKFSGKAYATSGGLHGVGISVVNALSVKTRVEVARNKELYAQEFSRGITLGPIQKIGAAPNRRGTSVTFTPDAEIFGDQKFKAARLFKLVRSKAYLFAGVEIRWKCAPSLAVDGIPAEATFQFPGGLADHLAEQIGGRECVTTQFFSGRQDFAKGDDGSEQGRVEWAIAWPLYSDGSYSWYCNTIPTPDGGTHEQGLRAALTKGIRAFAELVGQAKKAKDITPDDVITGSEVMLSVFIREPQFQSQTKDRLTSPEAARLVEAAVRDHFDHFLTDNLDRGKALLGSVMERMDERLRRKAEREVKRKTATNARKLRLPGKLTDCSGDGPGETELFIVEGDSAGGSAKQARDRKTQAILPIRGKILNVASATADKIRANQEIADLGLALGCGTRKDCNADNLRYDRIVIMTDADVDGAHIATLLMTFFFQEMPEIVRRGHLYLAQPPLYRLTSGATSAYARDDAHRAELEATKFKGKKVEVGRFKGLGEMNPGQLRETTMSPDTRSLIRITLPQESEGRFAVKDLVDRLMGRNPEHRFHFIQNRAGDVDRELIDA; this is encoded by the coding sequence ATGTCCGACGACCTCTTCGACAAGCTCCCCGCCGCCACCGGCGAGTCCTATGACAGCTCCGCGATCGAGGTTCTGGAGGGGCTTGAGCCCGTCCGCCGCCGTCCGGGCATGTATATCGGCGGCACCGACGAGCGTGCGCTGCACCATCTCGCGGCTGAAATCCTCGACAACGCGATGGACGAGGCCGTCGCCGGCCACGCCAACCGCATCGAGGTCGTGCTGGAGGAGGAAGCCGGCACCCCGGGCCGGATCACGATCACCGACAACGGGCGCGGCATGCCGGTGGACGAGCATCCCAAGTTCCCCGGCAAGTCGGCGCTCGAAGTCATCCTGTCGATGCTCCACTCGGGCGGCAAGTTCTCGGGGAAAGCCTATGCCACTTCGGGCGGCCTCCACGGCGTCGGCATCTCGGTGGTCAACGCGCTTTCGGTGAAGACGCGGGTGGAAGTCGCGCGCAACAAGGAACTCTACGCGCAGGAATTCTCGCGCGGGATCACGCTTGGGCCCATCCAGAAGATCGGCGCGGCACCCAACCGGCGCGGCACGTCCGTCACTTTCACCCCCGACGCCGAGATCTTCGGCGACCAGAAGTTCAAGGCCGCCCGCCTGTTCAAGCTGGTCCGGTCGAAGGCATACCTCTTCGCAGGCGTCGAAATCCGCTGGAAGTGCGCGCCCTCGCTCGCGGTGGACGGCATCCCGGCGGAGGCGACGTTCCAGTTCCCCGGCGGCCTTGCCGACCATCTGGCCGAGCAGATCGGTGGGCGCGAATGCGTGACCACGCAGTTCTTCTCCGGCCGTCAGGACTTCGCCAAGGGCGACGACGGCTCCGAGCAGGGCCGCGTGGAGTGGGCGATCGCCTGGCCGCTCTACTCGGACGGGTCGTATTCCTGGTACTGCAACACCATCCCGACGCCCGATGGCGGCACCCACGAACAGGGCCTGCGCGCCGCGCTGACCAAGGGCATCCGCGCCTTCGCCGAACTCGTGGGGCAGGCCAAGAAGGCCAAGGACATCACGCCGGACGACGTCATCACCGGCAGCGAGGTGATGCTCTCGGTCTTCATCCGCGAGCCCCAGTTCCAGAGCCAGACCAAGGATCGCCTGACCTCCCCGGAGGCCGCGCGGCTGGTGGAAGCCGCGGTGCGCGACCACTTCGACCACTTCCTCACCGACAATCTCGATCGCGGCAAGGCGCTGCTCGGCAGCGTGATGGAGCGCATGGACGAGCGCCTGCGCCGCAAGGCGGAGCGCGAGGTCAAGCGCAAGACCGCGACCAACGCCCGCAAGCTGCGCCTGCCTGGCAAGCTGACCGACTGTTCGGGCGACGGCCCCGGCGAGACCGAACTCTTCATCGTCGAGGGCGATTCGGCAGGCGGCTCGGCCAAGCAGGCGCGTGACCGCAAGACGCAGGCGATCCTGCCGATCCGCGGCAAGATCCTCAACGTCGCCAGCGCCACGGCGGACAAGATCCGCGCCAACCAGGAAATCGCCGATCTCGGCCTCGCGCTCGGCTGCGGGACGCGCAAGGACTGCAACGCGGACAACCTGCGCTACGACCGTATCGTCATCATGACCGACGCCGACGTCGACGGCGCACACATCGCCACGCTGCTGATGACCTTCTTCTTCCAGGAGATGCCGGAGATCGTGCGGCGCGGGCACCTCTACCTCGCCCAGCCGCCGCTCTATCGCCTCACCTCGGGCGCGACTTCGGCCTATGCCCGCGACGATGCGCACCGTGCCGAACTGGAAGCGACCAAGTTCAAGGGCAAGAAGGTCGAAGTCGGCCGGTTCAAGGGCCTCGGCGAGATGAACCCGGGGCAACTGCGCGAAACGACGATGAGCCCGGACACCCGCTCGCTCATCCGCATCACGCTGCCGCAGGAGAGCGAAGGGCGCTTCGCGGTCAAGGATCTGGTGGACCGCCTCATGGGCCGCAATCCCGAGCACCGCTTCCACTTCATCCAGAACCGCGCAGGCGACGTCGATCGCGAACTGATCGACGCGTGA
- a CDS encoding serine hydrolase: protein MNRWLGCLRWIMVLVLGSVVTTTALAADDREALLRSRIAEVVAVMRGTRAPADTFDARFLAEVPPDKLRALSAQLVDQGGALEDWTDFRREQAGSATFTLRFAHGTAPARIELNPAAPGLVSGFRIFGLTPAGDTLDRLEAEFAALPGKAGFAVYRLGDGAPALVGGRNADKALAVGSSFKLYVLAALVRQVKDGARRWDDVVPVSGKSFPGGTVHTLPDGAPVTLHTLASLMIAISDNSATDMLVRLVGQEALAREVRLSGHARPDALAPMLTTAQLFALKRGGAPMAARYAKASPAERARLLAALDLSGVAQADPGEVFGHGPVAIDSVEWFASSADLAGVMDDLRRFDSREALDILAVNPAMDGATGRAWSYVGYKGGSEDGVISMTWLLRGRDGAWKVVTGSWNDARAPVDNQRLEMLMRRLAKVAG, encoded by the coding sequence GTGAACCGATGGCTTGGCTGCCTGCGCTGGATCATGGTCCTCGTGCTGGGCAGCGTTGTGACCACAACCGCACTGGCCGCTGACGACCGGGAGGCGCTGCTGCGATCCCGTATAGCGGAGGTCGTCGCGGTGATGCGCGGCACCCGCGCCCCGGCGGATACCTTTGACGCACGGTTCCTTGCCGAAGTGCCGCCCGACAAGCTGCGCGCCCTTTCGGCACAGCTTGTCGATCAGGGCGGCGCGCTGGAAGACTGGACGGATTTCCGGCGCGAGCAGGCAGGGTCGGCGACGTTCACGCTCCGCTTCGCACATGGCACGGCGCCTGCCCGGATCGAGCTGAACCCCGCTGCGCCGGGCCTCGTCTCCGGCTTTCGCATCTTCGGGCTGACGCCTGCGGGCGACACGCTCGACAGGCTGGAGGCCGAGTTCGCGGCATTGCCCGGCAAGGCCGGGTTCGCGGTCTACCGTTTGGGTGACGGCGCTCCGGCGCTGGTCGGCGGGCGCAACGCGGACAAGGCTCTGGCGGTCGGTTCCTCGTTCAAGCTCTATGTCCTCGCGGCGCTGGTCCGGCAGGTGAAGGACGGCGCGCGGCGGTGGGACGACGTGGTGCCGGTCTCGGGCAAGTCCTTCCCCGGCGGCACTGTACACACCCTGCCCGATGGCGCGCCAGTGACGCTGCACACGCTCGCCAGCCTGATGATCGCGATCAGCGACAACAGCGCGACCGACATGCTGGTGCGCCTCGTCGGGCAGGAGGCGCTGGCCCGCGAAGTGCGGCTGTCCGGCCATGCAAGGCCCGATGCCCTCGCGCCGATGCTGACGACGGCGCAACTCTTCGCCCTCAAGCGCGGCGGCGCGCCGATGGCCGCGCGCTATGCCAAGGCCTCACCTGCCGAGCGCGCCCGGCTGCTGGCAGCGCTCGATCTGTCCGGCGTGGCACAGGCCGATCCCGGCGAGGTCTTCGGCCACGGTCCGGTCGCCATCGACAGCGTGGAATGGTTCGCCTCCTCCGCCGACCTCGCGGGCGTGATGGACGACCTGCGCCGCTTCGACAGTCGGGAGGCGCTCGACATCCTCGCCGTCAATCCCGCGATGGATGGCGCGACGGGGCGGGCGTGGTCCTATGTCGGGTACAAGGGGGGCTCGGAAGACGGGGTCATCAGCATGACCTGGCTGCTGCGCGGCCGGGACGGCGCATGGAAGGTCGTCACCGGAAGCTGGAACGATGCCAGGGCCCCCGTCGACAACCAGCGCTTAGAGATGCTGATGCGCAGGCTCGCAAAGGTCGCGGGCTAG
- a CDS encoding glycosyltransferase family 87 protein has product MGLHFLRRMDWLGAARSLGYLRLLALLNVAMLVLLVATSRDGVDRNGFLLGSDFISFWTVGRMLGEGANVYDGAAHVAAQRAYFAPENGYTAFFYPPSFLPFCRPLGWLGYFPALATWLVVTGAAHLAAVRAWWRDAGVPAPLWLLFLGFPAVPIVATHGQTAFLVAALLGGGAWLVRSRPVLAGVLLGLATIKPQFGLLLPVALLLTREWRTIGSALVTAMVLAAATTALYGAQVWPDWLAASARAQDAMAEGAVGYAKMVSPFAALRLLGVPTGAAYAVQAVVSLGVAGLLAWAAWNKRWSPGLAALTLAGAPLVTPFVLDYDLVLLAFPLLWLTGQGLRDGFRDWEKLAILLAIAAPAFARPLAMNAGVPVMPLVLALLFAVVWRRARA; this is encoded by the coding sequence ATGGGGCTTCATTTCCTGCGGCGAATGGACTGGCTGGGCGCGGCGCGCAGCCTCGGATACCTGCGCCTGCTCGCACTGCTCAACGTGGCGATGCTGGTGCTGCTGGTGGCGACTTCGCGCGACGGCGTCGACCGCAACGGGTTCCTTCTGGGAAGCGACTTCATCAGCTTCTGGACGGTGGGTCGGATGCTGGGCGAGGGCGCGAACGTCTACGACGGCGCCGCCCACGTCGCGGCGCAGCGCGCCTATTTCGCGCCGGAAAACGGCTATACGGCGTTCTTCTATCCGCCCTCTTTCCTGCCGTTCTGCCGTCCGCTGGGGTGGCTTGGCTATTTCCCGGCGCTGGCGACGTGGCTGGTCGTTACGGGCGCGGCCCATCTCGCGGCGGTGCGGGCTTGGTGGCGGGATGCCGGAGTGCCTGCGCCGCTCTGGCTGCTGTTCCTGGGCTTTCCGGCGGTGCCGATCGTGGCGACGCACGGGCAGACGGCGTTCCTGGTCGCGGCGCTGCTGGGGGGAGGGGCATGGCTGGTCCGTTCTCGTCCGGTGCTGGCGGGCGTGCTGCTCGGCCTTGCGACGATCAAGCCGCAGTTCGGCCTGCTGCTGCCGGTGGCGCTGCTGCTGACGCGGGAATGGCGGACCATCGGGTCGGCTCTGGTGACGGCGATGGTGCTCGCCGCTGCGACGACAGCACTTTACGGCGCGCAGGTCTGGCCGGACTGGCTTGCCGCCAGCGCGAGGGCGCAGGACGCCATGGCCGAGGGCGCCGTCGGCTATGCCAAGATGGTGAGCCCCTTTGCCGCGCTGCGTCTCCTCGGGGTGCCGACCGGCGCGGCTTATGCCGTGCAGGCGGTTGTGTCGCTCGGCGTCGCGGGCCTGTTGGCCTGGGCAGCATGGAACAAGCGCTGGTCGCCCGGACTGGCCGCGCTGACCCTCGCAGGCGCGCCGCTGGTGACGCCCTTCGTGCTCGACTACGATCTGGTGCTGCTCGCCTTCCCGCTGCTCTGGCTGACCGGGCAGGGGCTGCGCGACGGCTTCCGCGACTGGGAGAAGCTGGCGATCCTCCTCGCCATCGCCGCGCCCGCCTTCGCCCGTCCGCTGGCGATGAACGCGGGCGTGCCGGTCATGCCGCTGGTGCTCGCGCTGCTGTTCGCGGTGGTCTGGCGCCGCGCGAGAGCCTAG
- a CDS encoding AAA family ATPase, with amino-acid sequence MQRFEGTSNYVATEDLKVAVNAAVLLRRPLLVKGEPGTGKTVLAEQIAEALNAPLITWNVKSTTKAHQGLYEYDAVARLRDGQLGDARVHDINNYIRKGKLWEAFTAPQLPVLLIDEIDKADIEFPNDLLAELDRMAFDVYETGEHVAAVERPIVVITSNNEKDLPDAFLRRCFFHYIRFPDRETMEAIVDVHFPGIQKTLVRKAMEIFYELREVPGLKKKPSTSELLDWLKLLMNEDMPLDVLQNRDPGKAIPPLHGALLKNEQDVMMFERLAFMARGGR; translated from the coding sequence ATGCAGCGTTTCGAAGGCACCAGCAACTACGTCGCCACCGAAGACCTCAAGGTCGCGGTCAACGCCGCCGTCCTGCTGCGTCGCCCGCTGCTGGTGAAGGGGGAGCCGGGCACCGGCAAGACCGTGCTGGCCGAACAGATCGCCGAGGCCCTGAACGCCCCGCTCATCACCTGGAACGTCAAGTCCACCACCAAGGCCCATCAGGGCCTGTACGAATACGACGCGGTCGCCCGCCTGCGCGACGGCCAGCTTGGCGACGCGCGCGTCCACGACATCAACAACTACATCCGCAAGGGCAAGCTGTGGGAAGCGTTCACCGCGCCGCAGCTTCCGGTGCTGCTGATCGACGAGATCGACAAGGCCGACATCGAATTCCCGAACGACCTCCTCGCCGAACTCGATCGCATGGCCTTCGACGTGTACGAGACCGGTGAGCACGTCGCCGCCGTCGAACGCCCGATCGTGGTCATCACCTCCAACAACGAGAAGGACCTGCCCGACGCCTTCCTGCGCCGCTGCTTCTTCCACTACATCCGCTTCCCCGACCGCGAGACGATGGAAGCCATCGTCGACGTCCACTTCCCCGGCATCCAGAAGACGCTGGTGAGGAAGGCGATGGAGATCTTCTACGAGTTGCGCGAAGTGCCGGGCCTCAAGAAGAAGCCCTCCACCAGCGAACTGCTCGACTGGCTCAAGCTGCTGATGAACGAGGACATGCCGCTCGACGTGTTGCAGAACCGCGATCCGGGCAAGGCGATCCCGCCGCTGCACGGGGCGCTGCTCAAGAACGAGCAGGACGTGATGATGTTCGAACGGCTCGCCTTCATGGCGCGCGGAGGACGGTGA
- a CDS encoding GFA family protein, giving the protein MTAPYSGRCNCGAVSVTITAEPVATRQCWCRQCQKSAAGGPTNNAMFPTEAVELEGLRGDYVYVAASGNVLTQEFCLECGTPVLGRSSARPQFRTIRLGLLDEGHGLGPAMAIWTEEAPPWAVIDPALESWPQQPPPPNVSQQ; this is encoded by the coding sequence ATGACGGCACCCTATTCCGGACGCTGCAACTGCGGGGCGGTGAGCGTCACCATCACCGCCGAACCCGTCGCCACGCGCCAGTGCTGGTGCCGCCAGTGCCAGAAGTCTGCGGCGGGCGGCCCGACCAACAACGCGATGTTCCCGACCGAAGCGGTGGAACTGGAAGGCCTGCGCGGCGACTACGTCTACGTCGCGGCCAGCGGCAACGTGCTGACGCAGGAGTTCTGTCTCGAATGCGGCACGCCGGTGCTCGGCCGGTCGAGCGCGCGGCCGCAGTTCCGCACCATCCGCCTCGGCCTGCTCGACGAAGGCCACGGCCTCGGCCCGGCAATGGCGATCTGGACCGAGGAAGCCCCGCCATGGGCGGTGATCGACCCGGCGCTGGAAAGCTGGCCGCAGCAGCCCCCGCCGCCGAATGTCTCGCAGCAGTGA
- a CDS encoding vWA domain-containing protein, which translates to MFLNFIDELRAAGIPASLKEHLVLLEALDKDVIEQTPEAFYYLSRATFVKDEGLLDRFDQVFQKVFKGVMSDYGQQPVEIPEDWLKQLAERYFSAEEMEAVKALGSWDEIMETLKKRLEEQEKRHQGGNKWIGTNGTSPFGHSGYNPEGVRIGGEGKQGRAIKVWEKREFANLDNTRELGTRNIKVALRRLRRFAREGAAEELDLDATIAGTAKQGWLDVVMRPERHNAVKVLLFLDVGGSMDPFIRLVEELFSAATAEFKNMEFFYFHNCLYEGVWKDNRRRWSQRTPTWDVLHKYGHDYKVIFVGDAAMSPYEISHPGGSVEHMNEEAGAVWLQRIVQTYPATVWLNPTPERQWGYSGSTRMIREIMGGAMFSLTLDGLDGAMRELTRKKG; encoded by the coding sequence ATGTTCCTGAACTTCATCGACGAACTGCGCGCGGCGGGCATTCCCGCCTCTCTCAAGGAGCACCTCGTCCTGCTGGAGGCGCTCGACAAGGACGTGATCGAGCAGACGCCCGAGGCGTTCTACTACCTCAGCCGCGCGACGTTCGTGAAGGACGAGGGCCTGCTCGACCGCTTCGATCAGGTCTTCCAGAAGGTCTTCAAGGGGGTGATGAGCGACTACGGCCAGCAGCCGGTCGAGATCCCCGAGGACTGGCTGAAGCAGCTGGCGGAGCGCTATTTCTCGGCCGAGGAAATGGAAGCGGTGAAGGCGCTCGGTTCCTGGGACGAGATCATGGAGACGCTGAAGAAGCGTCTGGAGGAACAGGAAAAACGCCATCAGGGCGGCAACAAGTGGATCGGCACCAACGGCACTTCGCCGTTCGGCCATTCGGGCTACAACCCCGAAGGCGTGCGGATCGGCGGAGAAGGCAAGCAGGGTCGCGCGATCAAGGTCTGGGAAAAGCGCGAATTCGCCAACCTCGACAACACGCGCGAACTGGGCACCCGCAACATCAAGGTCGCGCTGCGCCGCCTGCGCCGCTTCGCCCGTGAAGGCGCGGCGGAGGAACTGGACCTCGACGCCACGATCGCGGGCACGGCGAAGCAGGGCTGGCTCGACGTCGTCATGCGGCCGGAGCGGCATAATGCGGTGAAGGTGCTGCTGTTCCTCGACGTCGGCGGCTCGATGGACCCGTTCATCCGGCTGGTCGAGGAACTGTTCAGCGCCGCCACCGCCGAGTTCAAGAACATGGAGTTCTTCTACTTCCACAACTGTCTCTACGAAGGCGTCTGGAAGGACAACCGCCGCCGCTGGTCGCAGCGCACTCCGACATGGGACGTGCTCCACAAGTACGGCCACGACTACAAGGTGATCTTCGTCGGCGACGCGGCGATGAGCCCCTACGAGATCAGCCACCCCGGCGGCTCGGTAGAGCACATGAACGAGGAAGCCGGCGCGGTCTGGCTCCAGCGGATCGTGCAGACCTACCCCGCGACGGTGTGGCTGAATCCCACGCCCGAACGGCAGTGGGGCTACTCCGGCTCCACCCGCATGATCCGCGAGATCATGGGCGGGGCGATGTTCTCCCTGACGCTCGACGGACTGGACGGCGCGATGCGGGAACTGACGCGGAAGAAGGGGTAG
- a CDS encoding exo-beta-N-acetylmuramidase NamZ domain-containing protein, whose protein sequence is MKFGIDRLLADHTLRAPLDDKRVSLIAHPASVTQDLVHSLDALIAAGVNVTSAFGPQHGLKGDKQDNMVETMDEVDPLYGIPVYSLYGEVRRPTKAMMASADVFLFDLQDLGCRIYTFVTTLLYLLQEAAAEGKSVWVLDRPNPAGRPVEGTTLLPGQESFVGAGPMPMRHGLTLGEMGHWFVRHFKLDVDYRVVAMEGWQPDAAPGHGWPEDRIWINPSPNAANLNMARAYAGTVMIEGATLSEGRGTTRPLEVLFGAPDIDAKAVLAEMQAFAPEWLTGCAIRECWFEPTFHKHAKTLCNGLMIHAEGAFYDHHAFRPWRLQALAFKAIRRLYPDYPIWRDFPYEYEFERLAIDVINGGPALREWVDDPASLPVDLDAIAGRDEAAWREEVADLLLY, encoded by the coding sequence ATGAAGTTCGGCATCGACCGCCTGCTGGCGGACCACACCCTGCGCGCCCCGCTCGATGACAAGCGCGTCTCGCTCATCGCCCATCCTGCCTCCGTGACGCAGGATCTGGTTCATTCGCTCGACGCGCTCATCGCGGCGGGCGTCAATGTCACCAGCGCCTTCGGACCGCAGCATGGGCTCAAGGGCGACAAGCAGGATAACATGGTGGAGACCATGGACGAGGTCGATCCGCTCTATGGCATCCCCGTCTACAGCCTCTACGGCGAGGTCCGTCGCCCGACCAAGGCGATGATGGCCAGCGCCGATGTGTTCCTGTTCGACCTGCAGGATCTCGGCTGCCGCATCTACACGTTCGTCACCACGCTGCTCTACCTGCTCCAGGAAGCCGCTGCCGAGGGCAAGAGCGTCTGGGTGCTCGACCGTCCCAATCCCGCCGGTCGCCCGGTCGAGGGGACCACGCTGCTCCCGGGACAGGAGAGCTTCGTCGGGGCCGGGCCGATGCCCATGCGCCACGGGCTGACGCTGGGCGAGATGGGCCACTGGTTCGTTCGCCACTTCAAGCTCGACGTCGACTACCGCGTCGTCGCGATGGAGGGCTGGCAACCCGACGCCGCGCCCGGTCATGGCTGGCCGGAAGACCGCATCTGGATCAACCCGAGCCCCAACGCCGCCAATCTCAACATGGCCCGCGCCTATGCCGGGACCGTCATGATCGAGGGCGCTACCCTTTCCGAAGGCCGCGGCACCACGCGCCCGCTCGAAGTCCTGTTCGGCGCCCCGGACATCGACGCCAAGGCCGTGCTGGCCGAGATGCAGGCATTCGCTCCCGAGTGGCTGACCGGCTGCGCGATCCGCGAATGCTGGTTCGAGCCGACCTTCCACAAGCACGCCAAGACGCTGTGCAACGGCCTTATGATCCACGCCGAGGGCGCCTTCTACGATCACCACGCCTTCCGCCCGTGGCGGCTTCAGGCGCTGGCCTTCAAGGCGATCCGCAGGCTCTATCCCGACTATCCCATCTGGCGGGACTTCCCCTACGAGTACGAATTCGAGCGCCTTGCCATCGACGTCATCAACGGCGGTCCGGCCCTGCGTGAGTGGGTCGACGACCCGGCTTCGCTTCCGGTCGACCTCGATGCCATCGCAGGCCGGGACGAGGCCGCGTGGCGGGAGGAAGTGGCCGACCTGCTGCTCTACTGA
- a CDS encoding DOMON-like domain-containing protein, protein MTELVFHPAHPPLAVRSIEARIIGFDATWLRARWKIMGAGSLMVPSFAGKGRADGLWQTTCFELFLQPGEGPGYTELNLSPSERWNVYDFTAPREGMAERPMPREPDCTMRLGTDMAIFDAAIPATGLPTAPWRCGFTAVIEEQAGHKSYWALVHGSEVPDFHDPACFTATIAAPTAP, encoded by the coding sequence ATGACCGAACTCGTCTTCCATCCCGCGCATCCCCCGCTTGCCGTTCGCAGCATCGAGGCGCGGATCATCGGGTTCGATGCGACCTGGCTGCGGGCACGGTGGAAGATCATGGGCGCCGGGAGCCTTATGGTGCCCTCGTTTGCGGGGAAGGGCAGGGCCGATGGCTTGTGGCAGACAACCTGCTTCGAACTGTTCCTCCAGCCGGGCGAGGGACCGGGCTACACCGAACTTAACCTGTCGCCATCGGAGAGGTGGAACGTTTATGATTTCACCGCCCCGCGCGAGGGTATGGCCGAGCGCCCGATGCCACGCGAGCCCGATTGCACCATGCGGCTCGGCACCGACATGGCGATCTTCGATGCCGCCATTCCCGCTACTGGCCTGCCCACCGCTCCGTGGCGCTGCGGATTTACCGCCGTGATAGAGGAGCAGGCCGGCCACAAAAGCTACTGGGCGCTTGTCCACGGTTCCGAGGTGCCGGACTTCCATGATCCGGCTTGCTTCACGGCGACCATTGCGGCACCCACCGCGCCATGA
- the tyrS gene encoding tyrosine--tRNA ligase → MTYNSTLLSLLEERGYIHQLTDAEGLDAMAAKQVVPGYIGFDPTAPSLHVGHLVSIMMLRQLQRAGHKPIVVMGGGTGKIGDPSFKDEARKLLTEDLIKENVASIRHVFERFLTFGDGPSDAIMVDNAEWLDKLEYIPFLRDIGQHFSINRMLSFDSVKLRLDREQSLSFLEFNYMILQAYDFLELSRRAGCRLQMGGSDQWGNIVNGVELARRVDGTQVFGLTTPLLTNADGTKMGKTVGGAVWLNEDQLSHFDYWQFWRNTDDRDVGKRLRLFTDLPLDEIERLEALQGSEINAAKIVLANEATRLCRGDEAARSSEATAQATFAGGGLGEDLPTIEIDAEGIRLGAACTALGFVASNGEAKRKIAEGAVRLDDVAVDDPALLVTVPAGESRKLSLGKKKHGVIKGI, encoded by the coding sequence ATGACCTACAATTCGACCCTGCTCAGCCTGCTCGAAGAGCGCGGCTACATCCACCAGCTCACCGACGCCGAGGGCCTTGACGCCATGGCAGCGAAGCAGGTGGTGCCGGGGTATATCGGCTTCGACCCGACGGCGCCCTCGCTGCACGTCGGGCACCTTGTATCGATCATGATGCTGCGCCAGCTCCAGCGGGCCGGTCACAAGCCGATCGTGGTCATGGGCGGCGGCACCGGCAAGATCGGCGATCCCAGCTTCAAGGACGAAGCGCGCAAGCTGCTGACCGAGGATCTCATCAAGGAGAACGTCGCCTCGATCCGCCACGTCTTCGAACGTTTCCTGACCTTCGGCGACGGTCCCAGCGACGCGATCATGGTCGACAACGCGGAATGGCTCGACAAGCTGGAATATATCCCGTTCCTGCGCGACATCGGCCAGCATTTCTCGATCAACCGCATGCTCAGCTTCGACTCGGTCAAGCTGCGCCTCGACCGCGAGCAGTCGCTGAGCTTCCTCGAATTCAACTACATGATCCTGCAGGCCTACGACTTCCTGGAACTGTCGCGCCGCGCCGGATGCCGCCTGCAGATGGGCGGATCGGACCAGTGGGGCAACATCGTGAACGGCGTGGAACTCGCCCGCCGTGTCGACGGCACGCAGGTCTTCGGCCTGACGACGCCGCTGCTCACCAACGCCGACGGCACCAAGATGGGCAAGACGGTCGGCGGCGCGGTCTGGCTGAACGAGGACCAGTTGTCGCACTTCGACTACTGGCAGTTCTGGCGCAACACCGACGACCGCGACGTCGGCAAGCGCCTGCGCCTCTTCACCGACCTGCCGCTGGACGAGATCGAGCGTCTGGAAGCGCTGCAGGGAAGCGAGATCAACGCCGCCAAGATCGTGCTCGCCAACGAGGCGACACGCCTATGCCGTGGCGATGAAGCCGCCAGGTCCTCCGAGGCCACCGCACAGGCAACCTTTGCCGGCGGCGGCCTTGGCGAAGACCTGCCGACCATCGAAATCGATGCGGAAGGCATTCGCCTTGGCGCGGCATGCACCGCCCTTGGTTTCGTGGCATCGAACGGTGAAGCCAAGCGCAAGATCGCCGAGGGCGCGGTGCGCCTCGATGATGTGGCGGTGGATGACCCTGCCCTGCTCGTGACCGTGCCCGCAGGCGAAAGCCGCAAGCTCAGTCTGGGCAAGAAAAAGCACGGCGTTATCAAGGGTATATAA